From a region of the Pseudanabaena sp. BC1403 genome:
- a CDS encoding sensor histidine kinase KdpD: MATIYEALHHDQQTHEFVEELHQTDAKEFWYRAIAVLQQFSIQSQFKGLLLTHHPYIFPNVAYRQPELQNWVFTSSKSSLFPTASLPIGNTQVVSIPKSDALNQEWFCILATENFSVLVLSSSKNHSCIWSLHPIAIQAAIAVLLPRIRRTEQQALLQAKLQQFPLTLPPYQIMARFCAILMAQSSIHQELPIPEIQEVDIIKAITHEVRTPLTTIRMLVRSLKRRKDISAEVKTRLDRVDAECTEQIERFNLIFEAAQLDSYPIILEATQIEEILSDGFMRWQEHAGRRQISLEMILPTEIPAILSNNLLLSQVLNGLVDRLVRSFPPDSHIQLILTSAGEYLKLQFQSQVTQQGGGDLPLLKAVGQWLMLQPETGTLSLSLPTTKTLLKALGGKLTVRMHATSAAYDGEILTIFLPFI, encoded by the coding sequence TTGGCAACAATATATGAGGCTCTGCATCATGACCAACAAACCCATGAGTTTGTCGAAGAGTTGCACCAAACTGATGCAAAAGAATTCTGGTACCGCGCGATCGCTGTTCTCCAGCAATTTTCGATTCAGAGTCAGTTTAAAGGTCTGTTGCTAACTCATCATCCGTATATTTTCCCAAATGTAGCCTATCGCCAACCTGAATTACAAAATTGGGTATTTACTAGCAGTAAATCTTCACTGTTTCCCACTGCTTCGTTACCGATTGGCAACACACAAGTTGTATCGATCCCCAAATCCGATGCTCTAAATCAAGAATGGTTTTGTATTTTAGCCACCGAGAATTTCAGTGTCTTAGTATTATCTTCCTCTAAAAATCATAGCTGTATCTGGTCGCTGCATCCCATTGCCATTCAAGCTGCGATCGCAGTACTTTTACCGCGAATTCGTCGTACAGAACAACAGGCTTTATTGCAAGCTAAGCTACAACAGTTTCCACTCACCTTGCCACCCTATCAAATCATGGCAAGATTTTGTGCAATTTTGATGGCGCAATCTTCGATTCATCAGGAGTTGCCGATTCCCGAAATTCAAGAAGTCGATATCATCAAAGCTATTACCCATGAGGTGCGTACTCCTCTCACGACGATTCGGATGCTGGTGCGATCGCTAAAACGGCGCAAAGATATATCGGCGGAGGTAAAAACGCGATTAGATAGAGTTGATGCTGAATGTACAGAACAGATTGAAAGATTTAATTTGATTTTTGAGGCGGCACAACTCGATAGCTACCCAATCATATTGGAAGCGACACAAATCGAAGAGATTTTGAGTGATGGATTTATGCGTTGGCAGGAACATGCAGGAAGACGACAGATTTCCTTGGAAATGATTTTGCCGACCGAGATTCCTGCAATTTTGAGCAATAATCTACTTCTCTCTCAGGTTCTGAATGGGCTAGTCGATCGCTTAGTTCGTAGTTTTCCGCCAGATAGTCATATTCAGCTAATCCTAACCAGTGCTGGCGAATATCTAAAATTACAGTTTCAATCGCAGGTAACGCAACAAGGTGGTGGTGATTTACCATTACTTAAGGCGGTAGGACAATGGCTAATGCTCCAACCTGAGACAGGAACCTTAAGTTTGAGTTTGCCAACTACGAAGACTTTGCTAAAAGCTCTTGGCGGCAAGCTTACCGTGAGAATGCATGCCACCAGCGCCGCCTACGATGGCGAAATTCTGACAATATTTTTGCCATTTATTTGA
- a CDS encoding photosystem II protein Psb27, producing the protein MKAKYESLSKSLKGLNVALQGFCRSVIAFALAALMLLGGFTPTANAALFEKKGDSLSTKEIQTLVNAGLTGNYIADTTDTINTMREAVNLADDAENRAVVKKSARYKINAYVSRYRADHEKSGLYSYTTMLTALNTLAGYYNGSIKRAIPAKVRDRLLQEFDRAEAALAQGR; encoded by the coding sequence ATGAAGGCAAAATACGAGTCTTTATCTAAGTCTCTAAAAGGTTTAAATGTTGCTTTACAAGGCTTCTGTCGATCCGTGATCGCTTTTGCATTAGCGGCTCTAATGTTATTAGGTGGGTTTACCCCAACGGCAAATGCCGCATTGTTTGAAAAAAAGGGTGATTCTTTATCAACTAAAGAAATACAAACGCTTGTCAATGCAGGTCTGACAGGTAATTACATCGCCGATACAACCGATACGATCAATACTATGCGCGAAGCAGTCAATCTGGCTGACGATGCTGAAAACCGTGCTGTGGTAAAAAAATCGGCAAGATATAAAATCAATGCCTATGTATCGCGTTATCGCGCCGATCACGAAAAAAGTGGTTTGTATTCCTATACAACAATGTTGACGGCGTTGAATACATTGGCAGGATATTACAATGGCTCAATCAAGCGTGCAATCCCAGCTAAAGTTCGCGATCGCCTATTACAAGAGTTTGACCGCGCAGAAGCTGCTCTTGCCCAAGGTCGTTAA
- a CDS encoding DUF4912 domain-containing protein, with amino-acid sequence MARERPPLEEMTLRQLRKVAAELEISRYSRMRKSQLLADIQTILTAQGAASNQVDRSNSETQEIVEASKFNVGSEETEENLESLAAIDQSIGDLPSGYGESRIVLLPRDPQWAYVYWDVPNSQKEELRKQGGQQLALRLYDATDVNLDYQTPNNLQEYNSDELAREWYLPIPISDRDYVAELGYRCADGRWLVLTRSKVVHVPPVFPSEWVEDNFITVPWDQTLKGQTFFTLVPPAKKVAPAPEESTTTSDGSYDEIFNIAREAEVQRISGSLYGSMQHEAMAPQSLSSYVFPSGAGLFAGAAGAVSASGINYSGIGMSSYSFFSSEAPIRPRQFWLVADAELIVYGATEPDASVTIGGRPIKLNADGTFRFHTSFQDGIQDYPIFAVAADGEQNRAIHMKFERQTLERRTNTKEEAIPEWIS; translated from the coding sequence ATGGCGAGGGAACGTCCTCCCCTAGAAGAAATGACCTTGCGTCAGCTTCGCAAAGTAGCAGCAGAGCTAGAGATTTCTCGTTACAGTCGGATGCGCAAATCTCAGTTACTAGCTGATATCCAAACTATTCTTACAGCTCAAGGTGCAGCCTCAAACCAAGTAGATCGTAGTAACTCGGAGACACAAGAAATCGTGGAAGCATCAAAGTTTAATGTCGGTAGTGAAGAAACAGAAGAAAACCTAGAATCGCTTGCTGCCATTGATCAAAGTATCGGTGATTTGCCAAGTGGTTACGGTGAAAGCCGAATCGTCCTATTACCTCGTGATCCCCAATGGGCTTATGTATATTGGGATGTTCCTAATTCTCAAAAAGAAGAGTTGAGAAAGCAAGGTGGACAGCAGTTGGCACTTCGTTTGTATGATGCCACCGATGTTAATTTGGATTACCAAACTCCTAATAACTTACAGGAATATAATAGCGATGAACTCGCTCGTGAATGGTATTTGCCGATCCCAATTAGCGATCGCGATTATGTAGCTGAACTTGGCTATCGTTGTGCTGATGGTCGTTGGTTAGTCCTAACCCGCTCTAAAGTAGTTCACGTTCCTCCTGTATTCCCTTCGGAATGGGTAGAAGATAACTTTATTACCGTTCCTTGGGATCAAACTCTTAAGGGTCAAACCTTCTTCACGCTGGTTCCTCCAGCCAAGAAAGTTGCACCTGCGCCTGAAGAATCAACGACAACTAGCGATGGTTCCTACGACGAAATCTTCAATATTGCCCGTGAAGCAGAAGTCCAAAGAATCTCTGGCTCTCTCTATGGCTCTATGCAGCATGAAGCTATGGCTCCTCAGTCTCTTAGCTCCTACGTCTTCCCCTCTGGTGCAGGTTTATTTGCGGGTGCAGCAGGTGCAGTCAGTGCAAGCGGTATTAACTACTCTGGCATTGGCATGTCTAGCTACAGCTTCTTCTCTAGCGAAGCACCTATTCGTCCTCGCCAGTTCTGGTTGGTTGCTGACGCTGAGTTGATTGTCTATGGGGCAACTGAGCCTGATGCTTCAGTTACAATTGGCGGTCGTCCTATCAAGCTCAATGCTGATGGTACATTCCGTTTCCATACTTCTTTCCAAGATGGCATTCAAGACTATCCCATCTTTGCAGTTGCTGCGGATGGAGAACAAAATCGGGCTATTCACATGAAGTTCGAGCGTCAAACTCTTGAGCGACGCACTAACACCAAAGAAGAAGCAATTCCCGAATGGATTAGCTAA
- a CDS encoding DUF4033 domain-containing protein codes for MEPKALQTVAKDEYKDNLIDRMFIWLFSLKMSQALGKGTEISGYDGFVELSKQIMQGRNAKEQQAIVAKVLHSLVPSPALWAIRTFSSPTRLVCVLNAWFAAKLFEWLVGPCEVEEAEIILEDGTARSQPSAVQIKKCRYLVDSGCVGMCVNMCKVPTQEFFTEKFGIPLTMTPNFEDLSCKMIFGQIPLDPANDPDHKQPCLKQQCPTASFAAAACPKLN; via the coding sequence ATGGAGCCTAAAGCCCTACAAACTGTAGCTAAAGATGAATATAAGGACAATTTAATTGATCGCATGTTTATCTGGCTATTTTCTCTCAAGATGTCACAGGCTCTGGGCAAGGGGACTGAAATCAGTGGATATGATGGCTTTGTCGAGTTGTCGAAACAAATTATGCAGGGACGTAATGCTAAAGAGCAGCAAGCAATTGTGGCAAAAGTACTGCATTCTTTAGTGCCATCACCAGCACTATGGGCAATTCGGACATTTTCCTCGCCTACAAGACTGGTATGCGTTCTTAATGCGTGGTTTGCAGCCAAACTGTTTGAGTGGTTAGTCGGGCCTTGTGAGGTCGAGGAAGCTGAGATAATTTTGGAAGATGGAACGGCGCGATCGCAACCTTCAGCAGTACAGATTAAAAAATGTCGTTATTTGGTAGATAGTGGCTGCGTGGGCATGTGTGTCAATATGTGTAAAGTTCCTACTCAAGAATTTTTTACTGAGAAATTTGGGATTCCGCTCACCATGACCCCCAACTTTGAAGATCTCAGTTGCAAAATGATTTTTGGTCAAATCCCCCTCGATCCAGCAAATGATCCAGACCATAAACAACCATGTTTAAAGCAACAATGTCCGACTGCAAGTTTTGCTGCTGCTGCTTGCCCTAAGCTAAATTAA
- a CDS encoding AAA family ATPase: protein MKIKQLRMQSFRGINDLTIDFDPQLNIVIGNNGSGKSSILDCLGAFLRHICDLVNALYVNSNNITDFRNPRPKNIFLDDDISANNEKANVQLETTLKSLDFQFFIQKNRGDQSKVSANILDNNPSDLLQSFIHSTSIPVLIYYSVKRDILFEECLDYESEKSDTLLDAYIRAFTGGQVVFKEFFEWFKLLEELENELIRDDPNYRDKQLESVRQAIYTFLPEFKDLRIRRRPELRMTVTKNSAELTINQLSDGEKNLLAMVGDLARRLAIANPEMKKPEQGSGVVLIDEIELHLHPKWQRMVIPALLRTFPNCQFIITTHSPQVLGEVKDGKIYRLANTESGVTAEIVRTYGRDSNRILEDEMGVPKRNQKIKDDLLNLFRLIDDGNLTQAKELQISLKEEIGFDEPEFARADVLIHRKEVLGR from the coding sequence ATGAAAATCAAACAATTAAGAATGCAATCATTTCGAGGCATCAATGATCTAACTATAGATTTTGATCCACAGCTTAATATTGTAATTGGTAATAATGGCTCAGGTAAATCTAGCATTCTTGATTGCTTGGGCGCTTTCCTCAGACATATTTGTGATCTTGTAAATGCATTGTATGTAAATTCAAACAACATAACTGATTTTAGGAATCCAAGACCTAAAAATATTTTTTTAGATGATGATATTAGTGCTAATAATGAAAAAGCTAATGTTCAGCTAGAAACTACTCTTAAGTCTTTAGATTTTCAATTTTTCATACAAAAAAATAGAGGAGATCAATCTAAAGTATCAGCAAACATATTAGACAATAATCCATCTGATCTTTTACAAAGCTTCATTCATTCTACTAGCATACCTGTTCTAATTTATTACTCAGTGAAACGTGATATTTTATTTGAAGAATGTCTAGATTATGAATCAGAAAAGAGCGATACTCTTCTTGATGCTTATATTCGTGCATTTACAGGTGGGCAAGTTGTTTTTAAAGAATTTTTTGAATGGTTTAAGTTACTTGAAGAATTAGAAAATGAGCTGATTAGAGATGACCCAAATTATCGAGATAAACAATTAGAATCTGTACGCCAAGCAATTTATACTTTTCTGCCAGAATTTAAAGATCTCAGAATTCGTCGTCGTCCTGAACTACGCATGACTGTTACCAAAAATAGTGCTGAACTTACGATCAATCAATTGTCTGATGGCGAAAAAAACTTGTTAGCGATGGTTGGTGATTTGGCGAGAAGATTGGCGATCGCTAATCCTGAGATGAAAAAACCTGAACAGGGTAGCGGTGTAGTCTTAATTGACGAGATCGAGCTACATCTGCATCCTAAATGGCAGCGTATGGTTATACCTGCATTACTACGAACTTTCCCCAACTGTCAATTTATAATTACAACCCACTCACCACAAGTGCTAGGCGAAGTCAAAGATGGAAAAATCTATCGACTTGCTAATACAGAATCTGGCGTTACAGCAGAAATAGTCCGAACCTATGGCAGAGATAGCAATCGCATTCTCGAAGATGAAATGGGAGTTCCTAAACGGAATCAAAAAATTAAAGATGATTTATTAAATCTATTCAGACTAATTGATGATGGTAATTTAACTCAAGCAAAAGAGCTACAAATATCCCTAAAAGAGGAAATAGGCTTTGATGAGCCAGAATTTGCGAGGGCAGATGTGTTAATTCATCGGAAAGAAGTTTTAGGAAGATGA
- a CDS encoding retron system putative HNH endonuclease — translation MRYIKKGHEPPSFTDWKSQENDDWKPTYSDLRGQIKSDVHDALLKEQGYTCCYCGMKIDSDISHIEHLQPQNEKESEQPKNLALAIDFSNLLASCGFSEKYKISDPEQKYETVLHCLQHCGCKRGNNPLSVSPLQADCADFFRYTGSGEIRPVEDSDKQQAALETIQTLNLKHENLTAMREAAIIGALQGLEELTTADLEMLIKSYEQPNQQAFSFVIAYILRQFLEPN, via the coding sequence ATGAGATATATCAAAAAGGGGCATGAACCACCAAGTTTTACTGACTGGAAATCTCAAGAAAATGATGATTGGAAACCAACCTACAGTGATTTGCGCGGTCAAATTAAATCTGATGTCCATGACGCTTTACTGAAAGAACAAGGTTATACCTGCTGTTATTGCGGAATGAAAATTGACAGTGACATCAGCCATATTGAACATCTGCAACCACAAAATGAAAAAGAGTCAGAACAACCAAAAAATCTCGCTTTAGCAATAGATTTCTCAAATCTTTTAGCATCATGTGGTTTCTCAGAGAAATATAAAATATCCGATCCTGAGCAAAAATATGAAACTGTTCTGCACTGCCTACAGCATTGTGGCTGCAAAAGAGGAAATAATCCGCTTTCAGTCTCACCATTGCAAGCAGATTGCGCTGATTTTTTTCGATATACAGGTTCTGGAGAAATACGCCCTGTCGAAGATTCTGATAAACAGCAAGCCGCATTAGAAACTATCCAAACGCTAAATCTCAAGCATGAAAATTTAACGGCTATGAGAGAAGCTGCAATTATTGGTGCTTTACAAGGATTAGAAGAATTAACGACAGCAGATTTAGAAATGCTGATTAAATCCTATGAACAGCCAAATCAACAAGCTTTTAGCTTTGTGATCGCCTATATTCTTCGGCAATTTCTAGAGCCAAACTGA
- a CDS encoding YcjF family protein, whose amino-acid sequence MKRKFPWLRSLLVLGCFGLVISFIIPLLDRIIQIYQLVAASSPILGGFVVLLLIGLFVGLFLIIWRYLRLFQSEPSKPRPIPEVPTDKIEAAQDSLEALERQVEQIQDEVMRRSLSEQTEQLKKNFIRQELRVVVFGVGSAGKTSLVNGLLDLSLQDITVKGEVGAVMGTTQLGKVYTPVRFHGLEVPIQFTDCPGILEASALGSDREQEARKIATEADLIMFVVDDDLRSSEFEVLKALTDIGKRTILAFNKIDRLTKSDREIIQTSLRSRVLDFIAPEDVVAISASPAAITLDSGEVVTPKPKIQPLLVRTLDILSYEGDELVADNVLLRSQRLTEATREALSQQQQAEAEKVVEKFQWLVVGVVFATPLPVVDLLATAAINAQMVVEIGKVYGCEINIDRGKELANSLTRTLVSLGIVKGVVQIITTLISVTVVGLVLKATVQSVTAAYLTRIAGKSFIEYFSRDRDWGDGGIAEVVQRQFQLNRRDEFLKIFVQDAVNRVMVLVKQKTT is encoded by the coding sequence ATGAAAAGAAAATTTCCTTGGTTGCGATCGCTACTTGTCTTAGGCTGCTTTGGTCTAGTAATTTCGTTTATCATTCCCTTACTTGATCGGATTATTCAAATCTACCAACTTGTGGCAGCCTCTTCCCCGATTTTAGGCGGTTTCGTAGTTCTCTTGCTAATAGGCTTATTTGTAGGATTGTTTTTGATCATTTGGCGGTATTTACGCCTATTTCAATCTGAACCATCTAAACCACGTCCCATTCCTGAAGTACCTACCGATAAGATCGAAGCGGCTCAAGACAGTCTTGAAGCCTTAGAGCGGCAGGTCGAGCAAATCCAAGATGAGGTAATGCGCCGATCTCTATCTGAGCAAACCGAACAACTCAAAAAGAACTTCATCCGTCAAGAATTGCGAGTGGTTGTGTTTGGGGTTGGCTCCGCAGGCAAAACTTCATTAGTAAATGGATTGCTTGATCTATCGCTTCAAGATATCACCGTCAAAGGTGAAGTCGGTGCGGTTATGGGAACTACTCAACTTGGTAAAGTCTATACACCTGTGAGATTTCATGGTCTAGAAGTACCAATTCAATTTACTGATTGCCCAGGGATATTAGAAGCTAGTGCATTGGGTAGCGATCGCGAACAGGAGGCGCGAAAAATTGCGACAGAAGCAGATTTGATTATGTTTGTCGTTGATGACGATTTACGGAGTTCGGAATTTGAAGTTCTCAAAGCCCTTACCGATATCGGCAAGCGCACAATTCTTGCTTTCAATAAAATTGATCGCCTAACTAAAAGCGATCGCGAAATCATCCAAACTAGTTTGCGATCGCGCGTACTTGATTTTATCGCGCCCGAAGATGTAGTCGCGATCTCCGCAAGTCCTGCGGCAATTACCCTAGACTCTGGTGAAGTCGTTACTCCCAAACCCAAAATTCAGCCACTTTTAGTAAGAACTCTTGATATTCTCAGTTATGAAGGCGATGAACTCGTGGCGGATAATGTGTTATTGCGATCGCAACGTCTCACTGAAGCAACTCGCGAAGCGCTCTCACAACAACAACAAGCTGAAGCTGAAAAAGTAGTTGAGAAATTCCAATGGCTAGTAGTTGGCGTAGTTTTTGCTACGCCTTTACCAGTGGTCGATCTTCTGGCTACAGCCGCGATCAACGCCCAAATGGTTGTGGAAATTGGTAAAGTCTATGGCTGCGAAATCAATATTGATCGCGGTAAAGAGCTGGCCAATTCACTCACGCGCACGCTTGTTAGTCTCGGCATCGTCAAAGGTGTAGTCCAAATCATTACCACATTAATTTCCGTAACTGTAGTCGGGCTAGTTCTTAAAGCAACAGTTCAATCAGTTACAGCAGCCTATCTCACGCGCATTGCGGGTAAGAGTTTTATCGAATACTTTAGTCGCGATCGCGATTGGGGCGATGGCGGTATTGCCGAGGTCGTTCAGCGCCAGTTTCAACTAAATCGCCGTGATGAGTTTCTCAAGATTTTTGTGCAAGATGCTGTCAATCGAGTGATGGTGTTGGTAAAGCAAAAAACAACTTAA
- a CDS encoding cation-translocating P-type ATPase: MSNLPTNQVWHTLTIEQAIAALDTNPELGLESWQISDRQAVYGRNELDTKSGRSKLSIFVDQFTNIMLLMLMGVAVVSAGLDLRAGSFPKDAIAIAAIVILNGILGYVQESRAEEALAALKRMATPNVRVLREGKVAEIRSVELVVGDIVFVDAGMQIAADGRLIEAVKLKVREGALTGESQGVNKFADQIFDENESLGDRCNMLFQGTEVLQGRGMMLVTAIGMQTELGKIANLLQDVEIEETPLQKRMAELSQALVISSLVLVAIVIALGLWRNGDFVKLLNTSLSMAVAAVPEGLPAVITVTLALGTQRMVRRNALIRKLPAVETLGSVTMICSDKTGTLTQNKMVAENIFTTSYAAQINGTGYEPIGEFALSRLAGDMLASDLNIYQCAELQILLAASVICNDSYLQKRTVEQISDRPSPRGKKDLSPLPIRSPESLWKIIGDPTEGALLTLAGKANFWQSHFTQYFSRVAEIPFTPERKLMSAIIAIKDMDAEDTPETIRMIAALLPNIPYFLFCKGSPELVLSQCDRIQIDKQIGLITTSYKTAVNIQNTLLASKGMRVLGFAYLPLKNLPTEDELVDIEKNLVWLGLVGIRDALRMEAAAAVQISRRAGIHTTMITGDHQLTAQAIARDLNIFYPESDRVLTGQEIEQMDDDELTAIAQQTAVYARVSPEHKLRIVQALQRSGKIVAMTGDGVNDAPALKQANIGIAMGITGTDVAKEASDMILLDDNYATIVAATEEGRTVYANIRRFIKYILGSNVGEVIAIASTPFLGFGAVPLTPLQILWMNLVTDGVPALALAVEPAEDDIMERPPFHPQENIFARGLGWYILRIGVIFGLQTIGLMELVYNSGNPSWHEHWKTITFTTLCIAQMGHALSCRSDSKLIIELSPISNPYLLISVIFTTALQLALLYVPTLRQFFGTDALSASELGLCFGFSMLLVLWVESEKLFSRWWRKSHPSKSTVKPQP; this comes from the coding sequence ATGAGTAATTTACCAACAAATCAAGTTTGGCATACCCTTACGATCGAGCAAGCGATCGCTGCTTTGGATACAAACCCAGAGTTGGGTTTAGAGTCATGGCAGATCAGCGATCGCCAAGCTGTCTATGGGCGCAATGAGTTAGATACAAAATCAGGGCGTTCAAAGCTAAGTATTTTTGTTGATCAGTTTACTAACATCATGTTGTTGATGTTGATGGGGGTAGCAGTTGTTTCAGCAGGTTTAGATTTGCGGGCGGGAAGCTTTCCTAAAGACGCGATCGCGATCGCAGCGATCGTCATTCTCAACGGCATTTTGGGCTATGTACAGGAGAGTCGTGCTGAAGAGGCTTTGGCAGCCCTAAAACGCATGGCGACTCCGAATGTGCGGGTATTGCGTGAGGGTAAAGTTGCCGAAATCCGATCGGTGGAACTGGTAGTGGGGGATATTGTGTTTGTTGATGCGGGGATGCAGATTGCAGCAGATGGGCGGTTAATAGAGGCAGTAAAGCTGAAAGTAAGAGAAGGGGCACTTACAGGTGAATCTCAGGGAGTGAATAAGTTTGCTGATCAGATATTTGATGAAAATGAATCTTTAGGCGATCGCTGCAATATGCTGTTTCAGGGAACTGAAGTATTGCAAGGACGCGGCATGATGCTAGTCACGGCAATCGGAATGCAAACTGAATTGGGAAAGATTGCCAATTTATTACAAGATGTGGAAATAGAAGAAACTCCATTGCAAAAACGCATGGCTGAGCTTTCACAGGCTTTAGTTATTTCTTCTTTGGTTCTAGTAGCGATCGTGATTGCTTTAGGACTATGGCGCAATGGTGACTTTGTCAAGTTGTTAAATACATCCTTGAGTATGGCAGTTGCTGCTGTACCAGAAGGTCTGCCAGCAGTAATTACTGTGACACTTGCCCTTGGCACGCAAAGAATGGTTCGCCGTAATGCTCTGATTCGCAAGTTGCCTGCGGTGGAAACACTGGGTTCGGTGACAATGATTTGTTCTGATAAGACAGGAACCTTGACCCAGAACAAAATGGTGGCGGAAAATATTTTCACCACCAGTTATGCTGCTCAAATCAATGGAACTGGCTATGAACCAATTGGCGAATTTGCCCTCTCTCGACTAGCAGGAGATATGCTGGCTAGTGATCTTAATATTTATCAATGTGCAGAATTACAGATTTTACTCGCAGCAAGTGTAATTTGTAATGATTCCTATTTACAAAAAAGAACCGTTGAACAAATAAGCGATCGCCCATCACCACGAGGCAAGAAGGACTTAAGTCCCTTGCCTATTCGTTCACCAGAATCACTATGGAAAATCATCGGTGATCCTACCGAAGGAGCGCTGCTAACCTTGGCTGGGAAAGCGAATTTTTGGCAGTCGCACTTTACGCAATATTTCTCCAGAGTTGCTGAGATCCCCTTTACGCCTGAGCGGAAGCTGATGAGCGCGATCATCGCCATCAAAGATATGGATGCTGAAGATACACCTGAAACGATACGAATGATCGCCGCATTATTGCCCAACATACCTTATTTTCTATTTTGTAAAGGTTCGCCTGAGTTGGTTTTGAGTCAATGTGATCGCATTCAAATAGATAAACAAATCGGCTTAATTACAACCTCCTATAAAACAGCCGTTAATATTCAAAATACCCTGCTTGCCTCTAAAGGAATGCGTGTATTAGGATTCGCCTATCTGCCTCTAAAAAATTTACCGACAGAAGATGAACTTGTAGATATAGAGAAGAATCTGGTTTGGCTGGGACTTGTGGGTATTCGTGATGCTCTCAGAATGGAAGCGGCGGCGGCAGTACAAATCAGTCGTCGGGCAGGAATTCATACGACGATGATTACAGGCGATCATCAACTGACGGCGCAAGCGATCGCTCGCGACTTAAATATTTTTTATCCAGAAAGCGATCGCGTATTAACTGGTCAAGAAATTGAACAAATGGATGACGATGAACTAACTGCGATCGCTCAACAAACTGCTGTCTATGCCAGAGTTTCACCTGAGCATAAACTGCGGATCGTGCAAGCATTACAACGAAGCGGTAAAATCGTGGCGATGACGGGTGATGGAGTAAATGATGCGCCTGCTCTAAAACAAGCAAATATTGGAATAGCTATGGGCATTACAGGAACAGATGTTGCTAAAGAAGCTAGCGATATGATTTTGCTGGATGATAACTACGCGACGATTGTGGCTGCAACCGAGGAAGGACGAACGGTTTACGCAAATATTCGCCGATTTATTAAATATATTCTTGGTAGTAATGTCGGTGAAGTAATTGCGATCGCATCGACTCCCTTTCTAGGTTTTGGCGCAGTTCCGCTTACCCCTTTACAGATTTTGTGGATGAATCTAGTTACTGATGGCGTGCCAGCCTTAGCTCTTGCAGTAGAGCCTGCTGAAGACGATATCATGGAGCGTCCTCCTTTTCATCCCCAAGAAAATATTTTTGCTAGGGGCTTAGGCTGGTATATTCTGCGAATCGGTGTTATCTTCGGTTTGCAAACAATCGGCTTAATGGAGCTCGTCTATAATTCTGGTAATCCCTCATGGCACGAACATTGGAAGACGATTACATTTACGACGCTCTGTATTGCTCAAATGGGTCATGCTCTATCCTGTCGTTCTGATTCCAAACTAATCATTGAGTTAAGTCCGATTTCTAATCCCTATCTATTAATTTCCGTAATTTTTACCACGGCTTTACAACTTGCTTTGCTCTATGTCCCAACCTTACGCCAGTTTTTTGGCACTGATGCTCTTTCTGCTTCAGAGCTAGGCTTATGCTTTGGATTCAGTATGCTATTAGTTTTGTGGGTAGAATCAGAGAAACTCTTCTCAAGATGGTGGCGCAAATCTCATCCTTCAAAATCTACTGTAAAACCTCAGCCCTAA
- the hisB gene encoding imidazoleglycerol-phosphate dehydratase HisB encodes MSYDTPRIAKVHRKTGETEVTVALNLDGTGKGNINTGIPFLDHMLHQICSHGLIDLDVQATGDLHIDDHHTNEDVGIVLGQALGQALGDRKGIARFGHFVAPLDEALVQVALDFSGRPYLVYGLVIPNQRVGTYDTELVREFYQAVVNHAQMTLHVRLLEKGNSHHIIEASFKAFARALRMAVEVDPRRVSTIPSSKGVL; translated from the coding sequence ATGTCCTACGATACTCCTCGCATTGCAAAAGTCCACCGCAAAACTGGCGAAACCGAAGTCACTGTGGCGCTGAATCTTGATGGCACAGGTAAAGGAAATATCAACACTGGTATTCCCTTTCTCGATCATATGCTGCATCAAATCTGCTCTCACGGATTAATTGATCTCGATGTTCAAGCTACGGGTGACTTGCATATTGATGATCATCATACTAATGAAGATGTGGGGATTGTATTAGGGCAAGCTCTTGGACAAGCATTAGGCGATCGCAAAGGGATTGCAAGATTTGGACATTTTGTTGCGCCTCTAGATGAAGCGCTCGTTCAAGTTGCCCTTGATTTTTCGGGTCGTCCCTATTTGGTTTATGGATTAGTGATTCCCAATCAGCGGGTGGGAACTTATGACACAGAGTTAGTCCGCGAGTTTTATCAAGCCGTAGTCAATCATGCCCAGATGACACTGCATGTCAGGCTGTTAGAGAAGGGGAATTCTCATCATATTATTGAGGCTTCTTTTAAAGCTTTTGCTCGTGCTTTACGGATGGCAGTA